The Burkholderia pyrrocinia genome has a segment encoding these proteins:
- the yiaA gene encoding inner membrane protein YiaA has product MNQTTIQQPSFAFVAASWAALIAGFAAFLIGLWNAGMQLNEKGYYFTVLVFGLYAAISLQKSVRDRAEGIPVTGIYYGISWIALLLSIALLVVGLFNATLQLSEKGFYAMSFVLALFGAVAVQKNTRDLQNAKPRYTDADSATSVQE; this is encoded by the coding sequence ATGAACCAGACCACCATCCAGCAGCCGTCGTTCGCATTCGTGGCCGCGTCGTGGGCCGCACTGATCGCAGGTTTCGCGGCATTCCTGATCGGTCTCTGGAACGCCGGCATGCAGCTCAACGAGAAGGGCTACTACTTCACCGTGCTGGTGTTCGGCCTCTATGCGGCGATCTCGCTGCAGAAAAGCGTCCGCGACCGCGCGGAAGGCATTCCCGTCACCGGTATCTACTACGGCATCAGCTGGATCGCACTGCTGCTGTCGATCGCGCTGCTGGTCGTCGGCCTCTTCAACGCGACGCTGCAGTTGAGCGAGAAGGGCTTCTACGCGATGTCGTTCGTGCTCGCGCTGTTCGGCGCGGTGGCCGTGCAGAAGAACACGCGCGACCTGCAGAACGCGAAGCCGCGTTACACCGACGCCGATTCCGCGACGTCCGTCCAGGAGTAA
- a CDS encoding Wzt carbohydrate-binding domain-containing protein, producing the protein MQHQRQVFSGRVIFDHLPKTAGQAVNMWLTENLGTGCVTPNLIGGHRDLIRRYGGEYSVISAHVDFRGSDLDPRYHYMTCLREPIDRAISWLFFLVKNHDSVELPGLWEQAERFVALADVPGADLLRLVEETFDQDFLKNIRNPYVEHFAGISPDSGHSDRQKIDAALDGIARYDVLGLYEELPDFLSDVASLIEIPVPAHFQRVNTTRARPQVDEISPSLRACLEALNELDIEFYHVLRERWTRERVKRTAASISMIPRWQPYESIAHRTHSMPEFSLISAAIEGGDKCSYGQVLRFNLVFSINTDIDQLGIGVHLSDEDGRWAFGTSNTLLNRPLVEIAPGTYSLRYYLVANLPEGQYTAGFEFSCSRDNRIEELACFERLVPFRVVVPRATPSVGYMSIPADFACDRIGDAVSVNLEDARGRLATDAILGRLVVGESFELPVTLENASSQTWTSTTFHPIGLSYRWLDSQGNVTATNSEHVPLPGNFIAPGQALPLSMRIVAPSVSGRFKLVLTLSRDGEYWPQEQGFQPLTLTLEVEEADAPRSYRGADIRLSTHVGQRERGAMSSNGQEGYLLFGPYASLSQGRYVVSLEGCCAMLDSGWMDVSWDRGGYVLMRYEVGPGEKDGEIAAFGFELATPISDLEVRVWVPSGADMRVDTLRIVPLCT; encoded by the coding sequence ATGCAGCATCAACGACAGGTTTTTTCCGGTCGCGTCATTTTTGATCATTTGCCCAAGACTGCCGGACAGGCGGTGAACATGTGGCTCACCGAGAATTTGGGTACTGGGTGCGTTACCCCGAACTTGATCGGGGGGCATCGCGATCTGATTAGGCGATACGGAGGCGAATATTCCGTCATCTCTGCACACGTCGATTTTCGGGGAAGCGATCTTGATCCGCGCTACCACTACATGACCTGTCTGCGCGAACCGATCGATCGGGCTATTTCCTGGCTGTTCTTTCTCGTGAAGAATCACGATTCAGTTGAGTTGCCGGGGTTGTGGGAGCAAGCGGAGCGTTTTGTCGCGTTGGCGGACGTTCCTGGTGCCGATCTTTTGCGCCTTGTGGAAGAGACCTTCGATCAGGATTTTCTCAAGAATATTCGTAACCCATACGTGGAGCACTTTGCCGGTATATCGCCTGATTCAGGGCATTCTGACCGGCAGAAGATCGACGCGGCGCTCGATGGTATTGCGCGTTACGATGTGTTGGGTTTGTACGAGGAGTTACCGGATTTCCTGTCGGATGTCGCGTCGTTGATTGAAATTCCTGTCCCGGCACATTTTCAGAGAGTGAATACTACGCGTGCGAGACCGCAAGTCGACGAGATTTCGCCATCGTTGCGCGCATGCCTCGAAGCATTGAACGAACTTGACATCGAGTTTTATCACGTGCTCCGCGAACGGTGGACACGTGAACGTGTCAAGCGCACGGCAGCTTCCATTTCGATGATTCCTCGCTGGCAACCGTACGAATCCATTGCGCATCGTACACATTCGATGCCCGAGTTTTCATTGATCTCTGCAGCGATTGAAGGTGGCGACAAGTGTAGCTACGGGCAGGTCCTGCGTTTCAATCTTGTCTTCTCGATCAACACCGACATTGATCAATTGGGTATCGGTGTTCATTTGTCGGACGAGGACGGGCGTTGGGCGTTTGGCACGAGCAACACCTTGTTGAACCGCCCTCTTGTGGAAATAGCCCCGGGTACGTATAGCTTGCGCTATTACCTAGTGGCGAATTTGCCGGAAGGGCAATATACCGCCGGATTCGAATTTTCCTGCAGTCGGGACAACCGAATCGAGGAACTGGCCTGCTTCGAGCGACTCGTACCATTTCGTGTCGTGGTACCGCGTGCAACGCCAAGCGTGGGCTACATGAGCATTCCCGCAGATTTCGCGTGTGATCGAATTGGCGATGCAGTGTCTGTCAATCTTGAAGACGCGCGCGGGCGCCTTGCGACCGACGCGATATTGGGCCGCTTGGTGGTCGGCGAGTCATTCGAGCTTCCGGTGACACTGGAGAACGCGTCGTCACAGACCTGGACAAGTACTACCTTCCATCCGATTGGTCTTTCGTATCGCTGGCTCGATTCGCAGGGGAACGTGACCGCGACGAACAGCGAGCACGTTCCGTTACCTGGCAACTTCATTGCGCCGGGTCAAGCTTTGCCACTATCCATGCGTATTGTCGCGCCCAGCGTTAGCGGACGATTCAAACTGGTGCTCACGCTATCCCGAGATGGCGAATACTGGCCGCAGGAACAGGGATTCCAACCACTGACGCTCACGCTCGAAGTCGAGGAGGCTGACGCGCCAAGGTCGTATCGCGGCGCGGACATCCGTTTGTCCACGCACGTCGGTCAGCGTGAGCGCGGTGCGATGTCAAGTAACGGGCAGGAAGGGTATCTGCTATTTGGCCCGTACGCGTCGTTGTCCCAAGGGCGGTATGTAGTCAGTCTCGAAGGTTGTTGCGCAATGCTTGACAGCGGCTGGATGGACGTGAGCTGGGATCGTGGCGGATACGTACTAATGCGGTATGAAGTTGGCCCAGGCGAGAAGGATGGGGAGATCGCGGCATTCGGGTTTGAGCTTGCGACGCCAATCAGCGATCTGGAGGTCCGCGTGTGGGTACCGTCGGGCGCCGACATGCGCGTCGACACCCTTCGAATTGTGCCACTCTGCACTTGA
- a CDS encoding carboxymuconolactone decarboxylase family protein, with amino-acid sequence MLNWNEYRKELSTRIGDIAKLSPDTLAGYQALAGAGAKTGHLDAKTRELIALAVAVTTRCDGCIAVHTAEATKHGATREEVAEALGVAIALNAGAALVYSARVMDALGD; translated from the coding sequence ATGCTGAACTGGAACGAATACCGGAAGGAACTCTCGACGCGCATCGGCGATATCGCCAAGCTGTCGCCCGATACACTTGCCGGCTACCAGGCGCTGGCCGGCGCCGGCGCCAAGACGGGCCATCTCGACGCGAAGACGCGCGAACTGATCGCGCTCGCGGTGGCTGTCACGACGCGTTGCGACGGCTGTATCGCCGTTCACACGGCCGAAGCGACGAAGCATGGCGCAACCAGGGAGGAAGTGGCGGAAGCGCTCGGCGTCGCGATTGCGCTGAATGCGGGCGCGGCGCTCGTCTATTCGGCGCGCGTGATGGACGCGCTCGGCGACTGA
- a CDS encoding glycosyltransferase, producing the protein METAPRESTALAARAVAAKAALVLETNNLRGGAGLAQAVDSLKRLVSALSKQTVPPAALAQWIITHDGLPADACAQIAALAGRPIDFVEIGASTGYYDAKNDGFDRVDAARCDIVVFADADCRPADDWLEHLLAPFAREADDAPVAVAGRTSYAPNVLGIALTSIDFMYFPSPLRDGATRNFYANNVAFRRDVFAQFRYEPLDGVYRAHCQVMGLRMQAAGVAVEFAPAAHTEHRLPDTHRESLKLRWMRGEDSVGLTPYLVNAYLPRQWQWLGRSGPLGPFCVMAMRLGYSLRALDRQQLPRLGAARYLAAVGVTIAASAVDTLGALARGFGLAGRASGRRDLDALSYHRH; encoded by the coding sequence ATGGAAACTGCACCGCGCGAGAGCACGGCCTTGGCCGCCCGTGCCGTGGCCGCGAAGGCCGCGCTCGTGCTGGAGACGAACAACCTGCGCGGCGGCGCCGGCCTCGCACAGGCCGTCGACAGCCTGAAGCGCCTCGTGTCGGCGCTGTCGAAGCAGACCGTGCCGCCCGCGGCACTCGCGCAATGGATCATCACGCACGACGGCCTGCCTGCCGATGCGTGCGCGCAGATCGCCGCGCTGGCAGGCCGCCCGATCGACTTCGTCGAGATCGGCGCGAGCACCGGCTACTACGATGCGAAGAACGACGGTTTCGATCGCGTCGACGCGGCGCGCTGCGACATCGTCGTGTTCGCCGATGCCGATTGCCGGCCGGCCGACGACTGGCTCGAGCATCTGCTCGCGCCGTTCGCTCGCGAGGCGGACGACGCGCCCGTCGCGGTGGCGGGGCGGACCAGCTATGCGCCGAACGTGCTCGGCATCGCGCTGACGTCGATCGATTTCATGTATTTCCCGAGCCCGCTGCGCGACGGCGCGACGCGCAACTTCTACGCGAACAACGTCGCGTTCCGGCGCGACGTGTTCGCACAATTCCGCTACGAGCCGCTCGACGGCGTCTATCGCGCGCATTGCCAGGTGATGGGGCTGCGGATGCAGGCGGCCGGCGTGGCCGTCGAGTTCGCACCGGCCGCGCACACCGAGCATCGGCTGCCGGACACGCATCGCGAATCGCTGAAGCTGCGCTGGATGCGTGGCGAGGACAGCGTCGGGCTGACGCCGTATCTCGTGAACGCATACCTGCCGCGCCAATGGCAGTGGCTCGGCCGCAGCGGCCCGCTCGGCCCGTTCTGCGTGATGGCGATGCGGCTCGGCTACAGCCTGCGCGCGCTCGATCGCCAGCAACTGCCGCGGCTTGGCGCCGCTCGCTATCTCGCGGCTGTCGGCGTCACGATCGCCGCGTCCGCCGTCGATACGCTCGGCGCGCTCGCGCGCGGTTTCGGGCTCGCGGGACGTGCATCGGGCCGACGCGATCTCGACGCACTGTCCTATCACCGTCATTGA
- a CDS encoding cupin domain-containing protein, which yields MDALSQLLSLGRSHVELDVRCLLDGPFAMPHDPLPPGEAAFHLLLAGTCRLRTADGRTLQLADGDFVLLPAGTAHDLLDAGAGRSRPAAPLRESGAAGGAVLPVKSNLDPAEPGSASVDLLCGRFVYARGAGELLMRTLPQVLHVGLREVSGFAPLQLLTSVLRTEASNVQPGAGAIVNALGQALLAYALRAYGRDARVPSGWLALAADTRLGPSVQAVLQAPEQPWTVESLGDAAAMSRATYARHFREKAGMSVGAFVAQIRMMHACALLQDTQRGQAEIGQAVGYQSEAAFGKAFRAVLGTTPGRWRRAQRGM from the coding sequence ATGGATGCGTTGAGTCAACTGCTGTCGCTGGGCCGTAGCCATGTCGAACTCGACGTACGCTGCCTGCTCGACGGGCCGTTCGCGATGCCGCACGACCCGTTGCCGCCCGGCGAGGCGGCGTTTCACCTGCTGCTGGCCGGAACGTGCCGGCTGCGTACCGCCGACGGGCGCACGCTGCAGCTTGCCGACGGCGATTTCGTGCTGCTGCCCGCTGGCACTGCGCACGACCTGCTCGACGCGGGAGCCGGCCGGTCGCGGCCGGCCGCACCGCTGCGCGAATCGGGTGCCGCCGGCGGCGCGGTGCTGCCGGTCAAGTCGAATCTCGATCCGGCCGAACCGGGCAGCGCGAGCGTGGACCTGCTGTGCGGACGTTTCGTCTATGCGCGCGGCGCGGGCGAACTGCTGATGCGCACGCTGCCGCAGGTGCTGCACGTCGGGTTGCGCGAGGTGTCGGGGTTCGCGCCGCTGCAACTGCTGACGAGCGTGCTGCGCACCGAGGCGTCGAACGTGCAGCCGGGCGCCGGTGCGATCGTGAATGCGCTCGGCCAGGCGCTGCTCGCGTATGCGTTGCGTGCATACGGCCGCGACGCGCGCGTGCCGTCCGGCTGGCTCGCGCTCGCAGCCGATACGCGGCTCGGCCCGTCGGTCCAGGCCGTGCTGCAGGCGCCGGAGCAGCCGTGGACGGTCGAGTCGCTCGGCGACGCAGCGGCGATGTCGCGCGCGACCTATGCGCGGCATTTCCGCGAGAAGGCCGGGATGAGCGTCGGCGCGTTCGTCGCGCAGATCCGGATGATGCACGCGTGTGCGTTGTTGCAGGACACGCAGCGCGGCCAGGCGGAGATCGGCCAGGCGGTCGGCTATCAGTCCGAGGCGGCCTTCGGCAAGGCGTTTCGCGCGGTGCTCGGCACGACGCCCGGGCGCTGGCGGCGCGCGCAGCGCGGCATGTAA
- a CDS encoding FkbM family methyltransferase, which produces MDFSEQIQQAIAARRALGADFFGGWESSDLDLFARYRKITQGTPGYVTDYFGTKTPTDCVPWAAARDGETFDSPPIPNDGVRAEAIEYYALLDSLENTKGNSFSMVELGSSYAPWAAIAGVLAKRQGKDVAIRAVEASAYFHALISKNFLANGLADELSTPKVESMAIHGAVGIRKGTVFFPIVRSAFENGGQAANAAPDVDYVGRSVPHEEVPVRTLDEILDGLETVDFVHCDIQGSEGDVLIHGASQISQKVKRMFIGTHSRKIEGDLMECYHKHGWHLLRERPVTMSYRADLTSIVGMTTIDGGQYWVNSRFQ; this is translated from the coding sequence ATGGATTTCTCTGAGCAGATTCAACAAGCTATTGCGGCAAGAAGGGCTCTTGGTGCGGATTTTTTCGGTGGCTGGGAGTCGTCCGATCTTGATCTATTTGCCAGATACCGAAAAATTACTCAAGGAACGCCTGGATATGTGACCGATTACTTCGGGACGAAAACACCCACGGATTGTGTTCCTTGGGCAGCGGCACGCGATGGTGAGACCTTCGATAGCCCGCCCATTCCGAATGACGGCGTAAGAGCCGAGGCCATTGAGTATTACGCACTACTCGACAGCCTTGAAAATACCAAGGGCAACAGCTTTTCGATGGTTGAACTTGGATCAAGCTATGCGCCGTGGGCTGCGATAGCCGGAGTGCTCGCCAAACGCCAGGGTAAAGACGTTGCCATCAGGGCAGTCGAGGCAAGCGCTTATTTTCACGCCCTTATTTCAAAAAATTTCTTAGCGAACGGTCTCGCTGACGAACTCTCGACTCCGAAAGTCGAAAGTATGGCTATCCATGGAGCAGTAGGCATCAGGAAAGGAACTGTCTTTTTCCCAATTGTCAGGAGCGCTTTCGAAAATGGCGGACAAGCCGCTAATGCTGCGCCAGACGTTGACTATGTCGGCCGATCAGTGCCACACGAGGAAGTGCCGGTCAGAACTCTTGATGAGATACTCGACGGACTTGAAACGGTCGATTTTGTCCACTGCGACATACAGGGATCAGAAGGCGATGTTTTGATTCATGGCGCTTCACAAATCAGTCAAAAAGTTAAGCGCATGTTCATCGGCACGCATAGCCGCAAGATCGAAGGGGACCTGATGGAGTGCTACCACAAGCATGGTTGGCATTTGCTACGGGAACGCCCGGTCACAATGTCTTATCGAGCCGATCTAACCTCAATTGTTGGGATGACAACGATCGACGGTGGCCAATATTGGGTAAACAGCAGGTTTCAATAA
- a CDS encoding class II glutamine amidotransferase: protein MCRWLAYTGNPIHLETVLFRAKHSLIDQSLHSELGATTTNGDGFGIGWYGRPDELPFRYRSVHPAWNDRNLREAARAIRSRMFIAHIRAATDTPVQETNCHPFRHGRWLFAHNGLIRDFHKLRRDLTMTVDPALFPTLEGSTDSELMFRLALTYGLEQTPLPALERMVGMVEETAARHRVANPLNMTICATDGERIIAVRYSSERQSRSLFHSTSFKHLHELYPHNPRIAEAGDDAFMVVSEPLVDLRGAWEEVPEGMAIVAHGADVQQRPFGPRHK from the coding sequence ATGTGCCGCTGGCTCGCCTATACGGGTAACCCGATCCATCTCGAGACCGTGCTGTTCCGCGCGAAGCATTCGCTGATCGACCAGAGCCTGCATTCGGAGCTCGGCGCCACGACCACCAATGGCGACGGCTTCGGCATCGGCTGGTACGGGCGCCCCGACGAACTGCCGTTCCGCTACCGCTCCGTGCATCCCGCGTGGAACGACCGCAACCTGCGCGAAGCCGCGCGCGCGATCCGCTCGCGGATGTTCATCGCGCATATCCGCGCGGCGACCGACACGCCCGTGCAGGAAACCAACTGCCACCCGTTTCGCCACGGCCGCTGGCTGTTCGCGCACAACGGGCTGATCCGCGATTTCCACAAGCTGCGCCGCGACCTGACGATGACGGTCGATCCCGCGCTGTTCCCGACGCTCGAAGGCTCGACCGACTCCGAGCTGATGTTCCGCCTCGCGCTGACGTACGGCCTCGAGCAGACGCCGCTGCCGGCGCTCGAGCGGATGGTCGGCATGGTCGAGGAAACCGCCGCGCGCCATCGCGTGGCCAACCCGCTCAACATGACGATCTGCGCGACCGACGGCGAACGGATCATCGCGGTGCGCTACTCGAGCGAACGGCAATCGCGCTCGCTGTTCCACAGCACGTCGTTCAAGCACCTGCACGAGCTGTATCCGCATAACCCGCGCATCGCCGAAGCGGGAGACGACGCGTTCATGGTCGTGTCCGAACCGCTCGTCGACCTGCGCGGCGCGTGGGAGGAAGTGCCGGAGGGCATGGCGATCGTCGCGCATGGGGCCGATGTGCAGCAGCGGCCGTTCGGGCCGCGGCACAAGTAG